A window of Sutcliffiella cohnii contains these coding sequences:
- a CDS encoding cation:proton antiporter, with product MFEFPITEPVLLFAIAMIIFFIFPYFMKLLRIPGLIGPILAGVIIGPNGLGVLERTQTIELLGTVGLLFIIFIAGLEMDLDGFKKYRNRSIVYGLLSFWIPLILGTLVSLMLGYNLAASVLIGSILGSHTLLGYPIASRLGIGKNKAVTTAVGGSLLTDTFALLILAVITGAAAGQLDIYFGVKLTISIIIFVAVIFLGTPFISRWFFRNVTTEGPVEFTYVMVLLFTAGSLAVVAGLQPIIGAFLVGLALNRFIFEQGALMNRIRFTANAIFIPFFLLSVGMLMDLRVLVSNPKAWVLTGLIVLGLLIGKYSAALLTSKLYGYSKEENLVIFGLTTPQAAATLAATLVGFNVGLLDQVTVNGVIIMILITCIIGPYIVEKYGRKLALLEEQQPMKSNEAPERILIPVANPQTMSGLLDLAFVIRQTRSVDNPLYALSVVQRDMWSAEAEVAKAEKMLSAAVTYASGADVPLRVTTRVDRNVAIGINRAIAEERITTLVAGWNGERSGPQRIFGGVIDQVLDQTNISVLITKLGHKLNTTKRIVLVIPSGMDHKSGYWDALKKVKVIASNLGATIQCYVLKDFPDTYKAHMKEIKPNPPTIVEWVQDWVTLYEQKLQTLQKDDIVIVLSARKGTVGWHPQLERIPKRLASMNPESFIIFYPAEGQSDLRGSRGTEVPREVLFTNDYD from the coding sequence TTGTTTGAATTTCCTATTACCGAACCAGTTTTATTATTTGCGATTGCAATGATCATTTTCTTTATTTTTCCCTACTTTATGAAATTATTACGAATTCCTGGTCTTATCGGGCCAATATTAGCAGGTGTAATAATTGGACCAAATGGGCTAGGGGTATTAGAACGAACGCAAACGATAGAATTATTAGGTACGGTAGGCTTATTATTTATTATTTTTATCGCTGGATTAGAAATGGATTTAGACGGATTTAAAAAATACCGAAATAGAAGTATTGTTTACGGCTTATTATCCTTTTGGATACCGTTAATTTTAGGAACGTTAGTAAGCTTAATGCTCGGATACAATTTAGCTGCTTCTGTATTAATCGGGTCTATTTTAGGTTCCCATACGCTTTTAGGCTATCCAATTGCTAGCCGATTAGGTATAGGAAAAAATAAAGCTGTCACTACAGCAGTAGGTGGAAGTCTTTTAACGGATACGTTTGCTTTATTAATACTTGCAGTAATTACGGGAGCAGCAGCTGGTCAGTTAGATATTTATTTTGGAGTTAAATTGACCATTTCTATCATTATTTTTGTTGCCGTTATTTTCCTCGGAACTCCATTCATATCACGTTGGTTTTTCCGCAATGTAACGACGGAAGGACCTGTAGAATTTACATATGTAATGGTCCTTTTATTTACAGCTGGTTCGTTAGCGGTGGTTGCTGGTCTTCAACCAATTATCGGTGCCTTTTTGGTTGGGTTAGCACTAAATCGTTTCATCTTCGAACAAGGTGCGTTAATGAACAGAATTCGATTTACAGCCAATGCGATTTTTATTCCATTTTTCCTACTTTCTGTCGGGATGTTAATGGATTTAAGAGTGCTTGTAAGCAATCCGAAAGCTTGGGTGTTAACGGGTTTGATCGTTTTAGGTTTATTAATTGGAAAATATAGTGCAGCCCTCTTAACGAGTAAGTTATACGGTTATTCCAAAGAAGAGAACTTAGTAATCTTTGGTTTAACAACGCCTCAAGCGGCAGCAACTTTAGCAGCTACACTAGTAGGATTTAATGTCGGTTTACTTGATCAAGTAACGGTTAACGGTGTTATTATTATGATTTTAATTACTTGTATTATTGGCCCATACATTGTTGAAAAGTATGGCCGTAAATTAGCACTATTAGAAGAGCAACAGCCAATGAAAAGTAATGAAGCGCCAGAGCGTATTTTAATACCAGTTGCAAATCCGCAAACGATGAGTGGGTTGTTAGATTTAGCTTTTGTCATTAGGCAAACACGATCCGTCGATAATCCGCTTTATGCGTTAAGTGTAGTTCAACGTGATATGTGGTCAGCTGAAGCAGAAGTCGCTAAAGCTGAAAAAATGTTAAGTGCAGCCGTTACGTACGCTAGTGGGGCAGATGTACCGCTCCGAGTCACAACACGTGTTGATCGAAACGTTGCTATCGGTATTAACCGAGCAATTGCAGAAGAGAGAATTACGACACTTGTTGCAGGATGGAATGGAGAGCGTTCTGGTCCACAGAGGATATTTGGCGGCGTTATTGACCAAGTATTAGATCAAACGAATATATCGGTACTCATTACGAAATTAGGACATAAATTAAATACGACGAAACGAATCGTTCTTGTGATACCGAGCGGAATGGACCATAAATCTGGTTATTGGGATGCGTTAAAAAAAGTGAAAGTAATAGCTAGTAACTTAGGTGCAACGATTCAATGTTATGTATTAAAAGACTTTCCTGATACGTACAAAGCTCATATGAAGGAAATAAAGCCAAACCCTCCAACAATTGTGGAATGGGTACAAGATTGGGTAACTCTATACGAACAAAAACTTCAAACATTGCAAAAAGACGATATCGTTATCGTATTAAGTGCAAGAAAAGGGACGGTTGGGTGGCATCCACAGCTAGAGCGCATACCGAAACGCCTAGCTTCGATGAATCCGGAAAGCTTTATTATTTTCTATCCAGCTGAAGGACAATCAGACCTACGTGGGTCAAGAGGAACTGAAGTGCCACGTGAAGTATTGTTTACGAATGATTACGATTAA
- a CDS encoding IS110 family transposase, translated as MRLLNGKQGLRRSQFAKELRGADLEKVLIVSIDVSKVLQKSMILNYFGEVIQTPFSFMVSQGGFRYLFDKIETAQKFCQAEKVFVGIEATGHYYEDIVRILTDAGYSVHIINPASTHEERKQHLTYTKTDDIDLYLIAEALIGNKATNAKLPTGHYKQLQHLTRARRNEVNKRSRIKVEIRAIHDHIWREYQGYSVLVDGKVKTKNIFSDFWGKASLHLLVNFPHASQLLELGELGLRKLSKEYNLKLRNTTIEKLLFAASESVSKPIEELSSELFILKQKLKDYQWHTENIKAYEQEIERIFIDTDGLLLLTVPGIGLVTAAEVYCEMGDLSHYTSASQLIKKAGTNPTIKQSGPEKGYYGQISKQGNANLRRAVFNAGKTLSTHNEALRPFYKRLKENGKKTRQAYIAMGNKFLKIAFAMLKNQQPFQWNNPTYNYKEEVIKKLTLPIAA; from the coding sequence ATGAGACTACTTAATGGTAAACAAGGATTAAGAAGAAGTCAATTCGCAAAAGAACTTAGAGGTGCTGATTTAGAGAAAGTATTGATTGTTTCTATCGATGTTTCAAAGGTTTTACAGAAGTCCATGATTCTAAATTATTTTGGAGAAGTCATCCAAACCCCATTTTCCTTTATGGTTAGTCAGGGTGGATTTAGGTATCTTTTTGATAAGATAGAGACTGCTCAAAAGTTTTGTCAAGCAGAAAAGGTTTTTGTAGGTATAGAAGCGACGGGTCATTATTATGAAGATATTGTTCGAATCTTAACAGATGCAGGATATTCTGTTCACATTATTAATCCTGCTTCTACGCACGAAGAACGAAAACAACATCTTACTTATACGAAAACTGATGACATAGATTTGTATTTAATTGCCGAGGCTTTAATTGGTAATAAAGCGACTAATGCTAAACTGCCTACAGGGCATTATAAACAACTCCAACATCTTACACGTGCTAGAAGAAATGAAGTTAACAAACGTTCTCGTATCAAGGTTGAAATTCGTGCTATTCATGATCATATCTGGCGTGAATACCAGGGATATAGCGTTTTAGTGGATGGTAAAGTGAAAACAAAAAACATCTTTAGTGATTTTTGGGGGAAAGCAAGTTTACATCTACTAGTTAACTTTCCGCACGCTTCTCAACTACTAGAATTAGGAGAACTTGGCTTACGCAAATTATCCAAGGAGTACAACTTAAAGTTGCGTAATACCACTATTGAAAAACTACTTTTCGCTGCGAGTGAAAGTGTTTCGAAACCCATCGAAGAACTTTCTAGCGAGCTCTTTATCTTAAAACAAAAGCTTAAGGACTATCAATGGCATACTGAGAACATTAAAGCCTATGAACAAGAAATTGAGCGAATTTTCATTGATACAGACGGCTTGCTTCTCCTAACTGTTCCAGGTATTGGGCTTGTTACAGCTGCCGAAGTTTATTGTGAAATGGGCGATCTTTCGCACTACACCAGTGCTAGTCAACTTATTAAAAAGGCAGGAACAAATCCAACTATTAAGCAATCTGGACCTGAAAAGGGTTATTACGGACAAATTTCTAAACAAGGGAACGCAAACCTAAGAAGAGCCGTTTTCAATGCAGGGAAAACTCTATCCACTCATAATGAGGCTCTAAGACCTTTTTATAAACGCTTAAAAGAAAACGGAAAAAAGACGAGACAAGCCTACATCGCTATGGGAAACAAATTCCTTAAAATTGCATTTGCAATGCTTAAAAATCAGCAACCATTTCAGTGGAATAACCCCACTTATAATTACAAAGAAGAAGTAATTAAAAAGCTCACACTACCAATAGCTGCTTAA
- a CDS encoding polysaccharide pyruvyl transferase family protein has translation MMKVLIHGFYGAGNAGDDAILHSIINTLKDLDKEVEVTVTTRSNNISAYYDQENTTSILGSDIKGITSKLKDCNLLIVGGGGLFQDYNSFSPENIFINQQGALNYYSYPIILAKMLNVKTMLYAVGIGPLYQEDSKQTMRWIAEIADNITVRDTYSYELLRKLGVTKHVLAADPAIKLPSKLSTVAKKLTKNSPNELNIGLNMRNWSYAEEELIKIQGNLLNYLNSIANKYAIKYYIMPFNKLPSEVKKAKELAELLNGNAEVITYDNSPERYKYVCGKLDLMIAMRLHASIFAIYEGVPSIGISYDGKVGQFFNELQLNDYCFEFNNPNYDKLYEKIEDCLKRPTFHKKIQQNKRKGLIEREDNNRKSLIEICELNSNDK, from the coding sequence ATGATGAAAGTTCTGATTCACGGTTTTTATGGTGCAGGTAATGCAGGTGATGATGCAATCCTTCATTCTATTATAAATACGTTGAAAGATCTTGATAAAGAGGTAGAAGTAACGGTAACAACTAGGTCAAATAATATTTCAGCGTATTATGACCAAGAAAATACCACTAGTATTCTTGGAAGCGACATAAAGGGAATAACATCTAAATTAAAAGATTGCAACCTATTAATTGTAGGTGGTGGTGGGCTTTTTCAAGATTATAATTCATTCAGTCCTGAAAATATATTTATTAATCAACAGGGAGCATTGAATTATTATTCTTACCCCATTATTTTAGCAAAGATGTTAAACGTTAAAACAATGCTTTATGCTGTTGGTATTGGTCCTTTATATCAAGAAGACTCTAAACAAACTATGAGATGGATTGCAGAAATAGCCGATAATATAACTGTACGTGATACCTATTCCTATGAGCTATTACGAAAACTAGGGGTTACTAAACATGTTTTAGCAGCCGATCCAGCAATAAAGTTACCATCAAAACTTAGTACAGTTGCTAAAAAGTTAACGAAAAACTCACCTAATGAGTTGAATATTGGTTTGAATATGCGTAATTGGTCTTATGCTGAAGAGGAACTAATAAAAATACAAGGCAATCTTTTAAACTATTTAAATAGTATAGCTAATAAATATGCCATTAAATACTACATCATGCCTTTTAACAAACTTCCTTCAGAAGTGAAGAAAGCAAAAGAACTTGCGGAATTGTTAAATGGAAATGCAGAAGTAATAACATACGATAATTCTCCAGAAAGATATAAATATGTATGTGGCAAACTAGATTTAATGATTGCAATGAGGTTACATGCTAGTATTTTTGCAATCTATGAAGGTGTACCTAGTATTGGTATCTCATATGATGGAAAAGTGGGGCAATTTTTTAATGAACTACAATTGAATGATTATTGTTTTGAATTTAATAATCCTAACTACGATAAGCTTTATGAAAAAATAGAAGATTGTTTAAAAAGGCCAACATTTCATAAAAAGATTCAGCAAAATAAACGAAAAGGTTTAATTGAGAGGGAAGATAATAATAGAAAGAGTCTAATAGAAATTTGCGAGTTGAATTCTAATGATAAATAA
- a CDS encoding CgeB family protein, translating into MINKRLKIVFIGRYTEGQTGIVRSIYMGLLENGYDVHEINISSRPNIVKNPYKKYGGHGPVYVDWRFIKEEVETFKPDIILFCAGGLTFSKEVMEEVKRKCTVIGLTLSDPDVFPTVSKYADLFDYHTTNSKKSYKDYKDLGHRNIHYLPFGIDSRFFEPRLSEQKYRSDVSIIGHYRPNRLEIASPLLGESFNVKIFGRDWPIQSEGPVYGDEWFKAMYSTKIIVNFPKTGAGYTNVKVGIFEAAATGRLIMTEYFDEMKDFFDYDKEIVGYKDRDDLIKKIYYYLENPAKANIIAQAGRMKCMQEHTWKKRLSSFLDSIEIKESCF; encoded by the coding sequence ATGATAAATAAACGTTTGAAAATCGTATTTATTGGAAGATATACAGAAGGTCAAACTGGAATTGTAAGAAGTATTTATATGGGCTTGTTGGAAAATGGTTACGATGTACACGAAATTAATATTTCTTCTCGTCCTAATATTGTGAAGAACCCATACAAAAAATATGGTGGACATGGGCCGGTATATGTGGATTGGAGATTCATTAAAGAGGAAGTAGAGACCTTTAAGCCGGATATTATATTATTTTGTGCCGGTGGCTTGACCTTTTCCAAGGAGGTAATGGAAGAGGTTAAAAGAAAGTGTACCGTTATAGGTCTAACTTTAAGCGACCCAGATGTTTTTCCAACGGTAAGTAAATATGCAGACTTATTCGATTATCACACAACCAATTCAAAAAAATCATACAAGGACTATAAGGATTTAGGACATCGTAATATTCATTATCTCCCTTTTGGTATCGATTCTCGATTTTTTGAACCACGTTTATCGGAACAAAAATACCGTTCAGATGTTTCTATCATCGGCCATTATCGACCAAACCGGTTAGAAATAGCCAGTCCCTTGTTAGGAGAGAGTTTCAATGTGAAGATTTTTGGGAGAGATTGGCCAATTCAGTCAGAAGGGCCAGTTTATGGCGATGAATGGTTTAAAGCTATGTACTCTACGAAAATAATTGTTAATTTTCCAAAAACAGGGGCTGGCTATACTAACGTAAAAGTTGGTATTTTCGAAGCGGCAGCAACAGGAAGATTAATAATGACCGAATATTTTGATGAAATGAAAGATTTTTTTGATTATGATAAAGAAATTGTTGGTTATAAGGATAGGGATGATCTAATTAAGAAAATATATTATTATTTAGAGAATCCTGCCAAAGCTAATATAATAGCTCAAGCTGGACGTATGAAATGTATGCAAGAACATACATGGAAGAAAAGGTTAAGTTCATTTTTAGATTCTATTGAAATAAAAGAAAGTTGTTTTTAA
- a CDS encoding N-acetylmuramoyl-L-alanine amidase — translation MTLIVLDPGHGGNDPGAVNNNYQEKNFTLTISKKVSSILKANYNVTVLMTRDSDQTLSLQARTNIANSNNADYFCSIHINAGGGTGFESFRYNGPILPQTKALHESMHRNIVSSLNTKYNIRDRGIKTANFHVLRETKMPAVLLEILFIDNEADLRLLRKDSFIDDVAKAIADALAKGLNLQKKITNQLFRVIAGSFSKRENAEARVNLLKEKGKNAILTSITRNGNTLYRVQAGAFHQRTNAEKLINDLKQLGIDSFIYVGSVSTPPQPSNPQPSPNTNDYSILGEYLVNPAYLDQFVKKVNKNAPSLGTLYVNIGNEYGVRGDVAFAQAIHETNYFRFTGVVKADQNNFAGIGATGGGVSGASFKTEREGVRAHIQHLFAYASKDKLPPNDKLVDPRFNYVTRGSATQWIDLNGKWAVPGTNYGQQILSIYKRILEEEVLTEWVKLEKKKELLKNELKDY, via the coding sequence ATGACACTAATTGTCCTAGATCCAGGACATGGCGGTAATGACCCCGGAGCTGTCAATAATAACTATCAAGAAAAAAATTTCACTTTAACCATTTCTAAAAAAGTTAGTAGCATCTTAAAAGCTAATTATAATGTTACGGTATTGATGACGAGAGATAGCGACCAAACCCTTTCATTACAGGCAAGAACAAACATTGCTAATTCAAATAATGCAGACTATTTTTGTTCCATTCATATAAATGCCGGTGGGGGAACAGGATTTGAAAGTTTTCGATATAACGGACCTATTTTACCTCAAACAAAAGCGCTACATGAATCGATGCACCGAAATATAGTTAGTTCATTAAATACGAAATACAACATAAGAGACCGCGGAATAAAAACAGCAAATTTCCATGTATTAAGGGAAACAAAAATGCCAGCTGTTTTGCTAGAAATCTTATTTATTGACAATGAGGCAGATCTAAGACTTTTGAGGAAGGACTCATTTATAGACGATGTAGCAAAAGCCATAGCGGATGCATTAGCAAAAGGCCTCAATTTACAAAAAAAAATAACTAATCAACTATTCAGGGTAATAGCAGGCTCATTTTCTAAAAGGGAAAATGCTGAAGCTCGTGTGAATCTGTTAAAGGAAAAAGGAAAAAATGCAATATTAACGTCTATAACTCGTAATGGAAACACTTTATATCGAGTACAAGCAGGAGCTTTTCATCAGAGAACTAATGCGGAAAAATTAATAAATGATTTAAAGCAACTAGGAATAGATTCCTTTATCTATGTTGGAAGCGTAAGTACACCACCTCAACCATCTAATCCTCAACCTTCACCGAATACAAACGATTATTCTATTTTGGGCGAATACCTTGTAAACCCAGCCTATCTCGATCAATTTGTAAAAAAGGTAAATAAAAATGCACCTTCGTTAGGAACGCTATATGTAAATATTGGGAATGAATATGGAGTTCGAGGTGATGTTGCTTTTGCACAAGCAATTCATGAGACGAATTATTTCCGATTTACAGGTGTGGTTAAAGCGGACCAAAACAATTTCGCAGGTATTGGTGCTACTGGAGGCGGAGTAAGTGGTGCAAGTTTTAAAACTGAGAGAGAAGGAGTCCGAGCACATATTCAACATTTATTCGCCTATGCATCTAAAGATAAGTTGCCACCTAACGATAAATTAGTAGATCCTAGATTTAATTATGTTACAAGAGGTAGTGCAACACAATGGATAGATTTAAATGGAAAATGGGCTGTTCCTGGAACCAACTACGGGCAACAAATTTTGTCTATTTATAAAAGGATATTAGAAGAAGAAGTGCTGACCGAATGGGTAAAGTTAGAAAAAAAGAAAGAACTATTAAAAAATGAATTGAAAGATTATTAA
- a CDS encoding polysaccharide pyruvyl transferase family protein has protein sequence MKIGIRGYYGFGNFGDELFLETFKQVFHSHKVFPLIYPINRFDCDRVIVGGGDLIIPYSFNPSYFPNELLQVKNWVYGVGIVDFYPEHTWPKEEVNKYRNIISQSEGLYVRDANSKKLATNMKLHSGIIEQVPDIAFSYKQPSFPIVKNPLETNVGFCPFAYKDFPLTKMTNILATISKKKNYRISIISVVDNKNKYSDLSVCNTLMERILKINPNARISVIEYKYLDVTYSFIQSLDFLISFKLHPSLVAIRNSIPTFCFSKLSKVTSLLSEFNISEFYSDYEAPQQQIQTKIEDFLKIGPNKMITLGTKIKSVEKLSDEKIQKLKTEVLKAN, from the coding sequence ATGAAAATTGGCATTAGAGGCTATTATGGTTTTGGCAACTTTGGTGATGAGCTATTTTTAGAGACGTTTAAACAAGTATTTCATTCTCACAAAGTTTTTCCTTTAATTTACCCAATTAATAGATTTGATTGTGATCGGGTTATCGTTGGTGGAGGAGACTTGATTATTCCTTACTCCTTTAATCCTTCCTACTTTCCTAATGAATTGTTACAAGTAAAAAACTGGGTTTATGGAGTCGGCATCGTTGACTTTTATCCCGAACACACTTGGCCAAAGGAAGAAGTAAACAAATATAGAAATATCATTTCACAATCTGAAGGGTTATATGTCAGAGATGCTAATTCTAAAAAACTAGCTACTAACATGAAACTACACAGCGGTATTATTGAACAAGTACCAGATATTGCATTTAGTTACAAACAGCCTAGCTTCCCTATTGTAAAAAATCCACTCGAGACAAATGTTGGTTTCTGTCCTTTCGCCTACAAGGATTTCCCTTTAACTAAAATGACAAATATTTTAGCAACTATATCTAAAAAGAAGAATTATCGCATTTCAATCATTTCGGTAGTAGATAATAAAAATAAATACTCTGATCTTTCTGTTTGCAATACATTAATGGAAAGAATACTAAAGATTAATCCTAATGCTCGTATTTCTGTCATTGAATACAAATATCTAGATGTAACTTACAGCTTTATACAATCGTTAGATTTCTTAATTTCATTTAAATTACACCCTTCCTTAGTTGCAATTAGAAATTCTATTCCAACCTTTTGTTTCAGCAAATTAAGTAAAGTTACTAGTCTTTTAAGTGAATTCAATATTAGTGAGTTTTATAGTGATTACGAAGCACCACAGCAACAAATTCAAACTAAAATTGAAGACTTTTTGAAAATCGGTCCTAATAAAATGATTACATTAGGAACCAAAATTAAAAGTGTAGAAAAGCTAAGCGACGAAAAAATTCAAAAGTTAAAAACGGAAGTACTAAAAGCAAATTAA
- the wecB gene encoding non-hydrolyzing UDP-N-acetylglucosamine 2-epimerase — MKIAIVVGTRPELIKMAPLIKEMKKRDNKHLFIHSGQHYDYYMDGMVLDIFELAKPDYNLQVGSGSHSMMTANMMMQLEKIILKENVDKIVVHGDTNTTLAGGLTAAKMNIPVAHVEAGLRSKDKSMPEEINRIIVDHLSSYLLSPTADAINNLKKENISSGIHLVGQTIVDSIDWLNHINHYDVLTKFILKHKGYFFITVHRQENTNDLMKLQSIIRAIKQMTLLENYQVVLSLHPRTKKIIQENNMLQQLSIDKLLILDPPPNFYETIQLQKHAKVVVTDSGGLQEESCIVNTPCVTLRENTERPETVKCGANIIAGYQVENIMKAIHDSLLKSTNWKSPYGEPGVSSNIMDIITERK, encoded by the coding sequence ATGAAAATTGCAATTGTTGTAGGTACAAGGCCCGAACTCATAAAGATGGCACCTCTTATTAAGGAAATGAAAAAAAGAGATAACAAGCACCTCTTTATCCACTCAGGCCAACATTATGACTATTATATGGATGGAATGGTATTAGATATTTTCGAACTCGCAAAACCTGATTACAACTTACAAGTAGGTTCGGGTTCTCATAGTATGATGACAGCAAACATGATGATGCAGCTGGAGAAAATAATTTTAAAAGAGAATGTTGATAAAATTGTAGTACATGGTGACACAAATACGACACTAGCAGGAGGACTTACTGCTGCCAAAATGAACATACCAGTTGCTCATGTAGAGGCTGGTTTAAGAAGCAAAGATAAATCTATGCCGGAAGAAATAAATAGAATAATTGTCGATCATCTTTCGTCTTATTTATTAAGCCCTACTGCAGATGCAATAAATAATTTAAAAAAGGAAAACATCTCCTCTGGTATACACCTTGTTGGTCAAACGATTGTGGATTCAATTGACTGGTTAAATCACATTAATCATTACGATGTATTAACAAAGTTCATTTTGAAACATAAGGGCTATTTTTTTATAACTGTACATCGTCAAGAAAATACGAATGATTTAATGAAGTTGCAATCTATAATAAGAGCTATCAAACAAATGACATTGTTAGAAAACTATCAAGTCGTACTCTCATTACATCCTCGAACAAAAAAAATAATTCAGGAGAACAACATGTTACAACAACTAAGTATAGATAAATTACTCATTTTAGACCCTCCCCCAAATTTCTATGAAACAATCCAACTACAAAAGCATGCAAAGGTTGTCGTGACAGATAGTGGTGGTCTTCAAGAAGAATCGTGTATCGTTAATACACCTTGTGTTACTTTGCGCGAGAACACTGAAAGACCAGAGACGGTAAAGTGTGGTGCAAATATTATTGCAGGCTATCAAGTAGAAAATATAATGAAAGCCATCCATGATAGTTTATTAAAAAGTACTAACTGGAAAAGTCCTTACGGCGAACCAGGAGTAAGTTCTAACATTATGGATATTATTACAGAACGAAAATAA
- a CDS encoding glycosyltransferase family protein produces the protein MDIIIYPPTINWTFMKQRPQQLMKKFADSGYKVFYCNQTQTEKDIEEISPNLFIVHNHDQWLKEILPKARKNKKVGIWCSWAKLASTLKKYEPNWIIYDCVDEFADWIKYEPEMVKIADAIVCTAERLKKKLQNNYPTKRTELIRNAYDQEMMLHENSKDIIIPKKKIGYIGAWAPWIDEELISRLARTLNYVEIEIIGIEFGKKFNLHHIPNIKFLGHKPHSELPNFLKNYSLCIIPFRINPITLATNPVKMYEYLATGHPVVSTNLPECYLAQPYVDVANNHVDFINKVRNRLQNPGNSLERKQFALNNTWSHRVNQAIHLIREISK, from the coding sequence TTGGATATCATTATTTACCCTCCCACTATTAATTGGACATTTATGAAACAAAGACCACAACAACTTATGAAAAAATTTGCTGACAGTGGATATAAAGTATTTTATTGTAATCAAACACAGACCGAGAAAGATATAGAGGAAATATCACCAAATTTGTTTATCGTTCACAATCATGATCAATGGCTGAAAGAAATATTACCTAAAGCTCGAAAAAATAAGAAGGTTGGTATATGGTGCTCTTGGGCAAAGCTTGCTAGCACACTAAAAAAATATGAGCCAAATTGGATTATATACGACTGTGTAGATGAATTTGCTGACTGGATAAAATATGAACCGGAAATGGTAAAGATTGCGGATGCCATTGTTTGCACAGCAGAAAGGTTGAAAAAGAAATTACAAAACAATTACCCGACCAAACGAACAGAATTAATTAGAAATGCATATGACCAAGAAATGATGCTACACGAGAACTCAAAAGATATAATTATTCCAAAGAAAAAAATTGGTTATATAGGAGCTTGGGCGCCTTGGATTGATGAGGAGCTAATTTCGAGGTTAGCTAGGACTTTAAATTACGTAGAAATAGAAATTATCGGTATCGAATTTGGAAAAAAGTTTAACCTTCACCATATTCCCAACATCAAATTTTTAGGTCATAAACCTCACTCCGAACTTCCAAACTTCTTGAAAAATTACTCACTTTGTATTATTCCCTTTCGAATTAATCCGATTACCCTCGCTACCAACCCTGTAAAAATGTACGAATATTTGGCAACAGGACACCCTGTTGTATCTACTAACCTACCAGAATGCTATTTAGCTCAACCTTATGTTGATGTGGCTAATAACCATGTTGACTTTATAAATAAAGTAAGAAATAGATTACAAAACCCCGGGAACTCTCTTGAAAGAAAACAATTCGCGCTTAATAATACTTGGTCGCACAGAGTGAACCAAGCTATTCATTTAATACGGGAGATTTCTAAGTAA